The region ACCAGCCCTAAATGCCTGGATGCCGTGTTATGATTATCAACGTGATTTAGTTACCACTAGATTAatgttcaaaattattttaacgtGAACTGATCCAtgtcacatttaattaaatatgttttccTCTTTGCAGATTTCATTAAGGTTGGTGATGACTCAGGGACCAGCAAAGGCAAGCCAGGAGATCACATGACCAAGTGAGCCTTTCCTTCTGACTTTTCATTAACGTATATTTGGTACATCGTTCAACATATCTAATACCTGTCTGTGCGGATATTTAATAAAGGAGGCAAGCCAAATTCCCATATATGACTTTTCTAAAAATCCACAGCTTCACGAGATGGTGGACGGTCTTGCATTTTAATaggaataaacaaaaatgattcaTAATAAATCTACAGGTCAACTATGGTCCTACCGACTGATATGAGCAAACATAATCATACGATCGTGGGCTACAGGTGCAGCCAGTCAGAGAAGGGCTGGAACTTCAGCCCTCGAGCAGGGATTTCAGCTGGGCATGGAGTGAAAGACGTGGCTCCTGGAAACATCTCGCCAAAAAAGACCAGATATGACCATTCTGTGCAAAGCCCCACTGGAAAAGCCTCCAGTCCAGTGTGAGTACATCATACATCATTGTTTCATACAAAAGAGAATAATTTCTTCCAAATAAATCCATCAGACATTGTTTAAAGCCTCTGTAATACTACATTTGTAGTTTATGaattttgaattgaattgaatcgAATTGCATGGTTGAAGTTTAAGATCTGAGGATGGGCAGCCAGCAGAGATGTTTGACAACCCCCTCTATGGTTCAACGTCGCGAGGTGGCAAGGATCAAGACACCCCACGGAAAGACCAATTGTCTCCCCCGGAATTTTTCCCCTTCCCCAAATCCTCAGATCCTGACCCAGACCGTCCCCCACCGGTCCCGACCCCTCGCAACCGCTCCTTCACGTGCACGTCAGACACCAAACCACAAAACCTGTTGCCAACCCCTGGTGGTAGTGGTGGCAGCAGTGGGACCAGTCTACAGCCCACTGCCTACTCCAAAAAGCCTGTGGTGCCCTCTCGCTCCGAAGGGGGAATGTTGATGGCCGGGAAGCCACCTCTGCCGTTGAAATTCCGCCCTGGTCCATCCCAGGAGCCCCAGCTAAAGCCCAGAGATTACAGGGACAGCTCCGAGTTACCATGCAAGATCAAGCTGCCTGCAAGACCAAGCCAGCCATTGCCCAAGGATGGTATGATACTAGCGTCAAAACTATAGATTTTTTTACACTgacatataaaaatgaatgttgtATATAATAGAAAAATGAAAGATGTATATAGACAAAGTCATTGTTTACATATTGTTAAGGCAGACATACCTACAACATGCTTATATAATGATAAggtattaaaataattatttaaaaacgaTTGATGGAAATTGACtctaattattaaataaaccttttctgtctgtttgcagTGCCTCATGAGACGACACAGTCTCCAAAGACGAGTCGTCCTTTAAAATGAGACTTCGCCCTTTTCGCCTTCTAAATGGCTGGCCAGTGGTGCCCTGCTGCAGGCTGGATAATGATTCCGATAACCACCAAAGGCCTCCTCACCGCCAGAGAAGCGGAACGAGCGCCCAGCCCTGTCCCAACGTGCGTCCAAGGAGGCCGCGGTCACCCACACGatccctctttcttctcctgtCATGTTGAATTTGCTGCATCGTGAATGTACAGTGTGCGTGATTCGTTCCCTTTTCTTTCCCAATATTTTGTGAGATTGCGTATGATGATTTTTAAAGACCGAAGGCTTATACCTTGAGCAGTGTGGGTGTATGaatctgtatatttttatcGATTACCGATGTGGTTGTATGATCCTGTTTGATCAGCATTTACTTGACTTTTATATGCAGGAAGGAATAAACTCTACCAACAGATGAGAGGAGCTTTGTTCTCTGACttagaaaatgcaaaataataataataataataataaagtgatATTTTGACCCTAAAGTGGGATTGAAAGTGAATTTGAACTGAAGCTCTACTAAAGGTAGCATGGGGTAGACATTTGTGAAGCAGAACCCAGCAACAacttacaaaaacaacaaaattattataaaactaATAGTGCCTTTTTAACATCACATCGTTTATAACTGGTGTTAGAAAGAAAACACCCATATCTCACCAGCTGTGATCAACTAATCACTAGTTCCCTCGTGCGTATGTAAACCTTGCATTAAAATTCATCCCAACTGGGTCTTTGTGCACAGTATATGTGAGTTTCTCATTTTCGTCTCAGCCAGATGTTAAGAACTTGTTGCATTTGCtcaaaatattcattcattgGTCATTTTCAGTTGCTCAAAATAGCATTCATAAGCATTCATTCAGATAAAAAGGCACACTGGTTATATCCGGAAGTGAgaagtataaaaaaaatcaattacaGTGGAGATGGGCTGTTTTTAGTGGCTAGAGTTAACTGAATGGTGAATTTGGCCatttaatatgatttatttaacaAATCAGAATGGCATTGTTCCTTTACATTCTTGACTAGATCCATAAATTAGAGTCAATAACTAAGCAACACAGTCATTACACTGTTGTGGCTTTTACATCATGATCTGTGCAACATCAATGCACCACAGTGCATGGCTCTTTTGCTAAGTCtagataatttttttaaagtttatataGACAAAAAGAATGTAAACGATTAAGTTTCAGATTATTCTTCCTGATATCAttagttgcatttttttttccatccacaGAATGATGgtataataatacaatatgcaaatattgACCTTACAACAGTGGTAATGCAAAACTTAAGTCTTTAAATGTCTGAGCAAAGTTTTCCTTGTAAATTCCTTGTGTAATCACCTTTACCTTCAGTATCTTACCTTTTATATTGCTCCTGTGTTTATggtacaaataaaaatacctcagtacatgcgtgtgtgtgtgtgtgtgtgtgtgtgtgtgtgtgtgtgtgtgtgtaatacattaGACTTTCAAGGGTAGATCAAATAAGTAAATTAGtagtttttatttatgcataaaCATTGTAAACTGgtcatataaacaaatgtgCCCCTCATGAAAAACTCCTTTGAAAGTTTTAAATGGAACTTTTTGCTGAACTACTTGatttaatcatgtttttggACTAAACCTTTTCTTTGCAAAACTATAACAGGCAACACTGTTACATTTAACGTAACAATTTGTGAAACTGAATTTGAATTGCGACATAGCACTTTTGGTAATTTGTTGTCATTTGCCTGTTCTTTAACAGGTTGCCAGGTTATGATGATACAATGAGCCATTCATTTTTATCTGCATTTCCAGCAAGTCTATTGGCCTTATTCTTATCTGTATCCATTTTTACTTTAcatatatttttccattataTGACATGTTTATGAGAATGTCTACATAGAACTTTTAACTGGATTCATTTCAGATAATGAACATCTGAAATATACCATTAAAGTATAACTGGGGTTTTAAATAAAGAGTAAATTATTTGCAAGAGGTAAAAGTGTTTGGctgtaaacaagcaaacaaacaaaacctaacACTAATGCAATAAACCTGATCCACCTGTGATGCGATGAGATTTTACTAAGGAATTCATACTTATCAGTGTGTTTACAcaatgcagtgttttgtttaagcATTGATCATTAGTTTGCATAAtgcaatattttgttttagCATTGGTCAAATGTATCGACACTTTGGGGCTCACGAGTAAGGtgggtgtgaaagtgtttgtaaATAGCGCACCCTGCTGGTGATTCTACAGGAGTCACAGTTCTACCAAACGTAACGTAACATATAACGTGTGCTGCACGCCTGGACTTTATTTTGAAGACAAAAATAATGTCAAACAACCAAatatattttgctattttatgatacatatatatttgatttttttaaaaacatttgacagACGTCAATGTAGTCTCCTCTTTATGacgttttaaaaaatcagtcaATGGCCTATGAGAATAAACCAGGGACTCTCACTTTTCTTAGCCAATAGGCTAGTAGCTTACTCGGGTCTCTGGCCGCTGTTTGATGACGTGACTTATTTCAGATACGAACAGCGCCTGAAAATGGTGAGTTTCCTTGTTATTATCGTGTCTTCATCTTCGGCCTTTTCACTGTGGGAAATGTGGCTGAAATTGCGTAGCAAGTAATACACATCCTCCCTGTTGACCTTATGATTCGCAAGTCTTTGTATCGGGAGTGGGAAAAGCTCGAAGACTCggctagctaactggctaagTTAACTAGCCGGATAATTGAGGTCTAGTTGAGTTTACAGTCCCGCTCTCACTTGTAGTCTTTCACGTTAATTCTCACTAATACTGGTTTAATACCGAATACTGTTCTGAGTGTTGAATTCATGTCAGATACATTTGGCGTTTTGAATTGTTTTGCAGCTTTTTTACTCGTTCTTCAAGTCCTTGGTGGGCAAAGACGTGGTGGTGGAGTTGAAGAATGACCTGAGGTTAGCAACGTGCATCATAATCCGCTGATGTCGACGTTTGGATTTGTAAATACAAACAAGTGCCATGTTTTCCTCCAGTATGAACAAATAGATTTAAGTTGAAATTATTGAATGTGGATATTTTTCCTGTATGAATGTGCCTTCTCTATTGTTTTTTGTCTCCCAAAACTGAAGCATATGTGGTACCCTACACTCAGTAGATCAGGTTTGTCTAGAcaattgtatattttttttaataaaatatttaagtgGTTTCTGTAGGCATCTCTGAGTCACAGGACCTTTTGTTTGTATCTTTTCTTCTCACAGTATCTGAACATCAAACTAACAGACATCAGTGTCACTGACCCTGAGAAGTATCCCCACATGGTAAGCAACACTTAAAACAACTCAGAACACACGTGGACGTAAAACTCCAAATGGCAAAGGACGTAATGCTGCTACTCGCTAGGAGCCGTTCGATGTACAAACGTGGTCTGGGGGGCCGGCCAAAGTGGCCAAAATGGTGGTGGATctttaatgtgtgcattttaCTATTCTGCCATCTGTCACTTGCTGAGCAAATGTGGAAATGGgactgtttattatttatatctGAAGTGCCTTTGTTTTAATCTTGCCCTTGTTGCTCTGTCAGCTGTCAGTGAAAAACTGCTTCATCCGTGGTTCGGTGGTGCGATACGTTCAGCTCCCGGCAGATGAGGTAGACACCCAGCTACTGCAGGATGCAGCGCGGAAGGAGGCAATGCAGCAGAAACAGTGATTCGTCTTGTTTTATGTTGGGCTTTCATGGACttgtctataaaaaaaaaaaaaaaaaaaaaagtaatatcaGTTTACCTTTCTGTTGTAGACTTGAACTTTATGTAGTATTTGTGACCACATGTATGGAATTTGTTTTGAATATGTTTGAATGTGAGCAGCATATGGTTAAACCAGACAAGGAAGTTTAACACTTAAGGGTTTTTCACTGTTCTCATTTCTTTTGCCATGGGGTTACTTCAGTTTCTTGTTCAGATATTTTGTAATACTGGGCCCTGGGTTACCATGGCCTATCTGatgatgtttatatgtttaaattCTCACAGCATCATCGAAGCCTATGTATTTTACCTTtacaaataattttcttttaatcagAGAAACAGTGTAAACCCAGACTAAAAGTGTCACTTGtattttgttgaaaaaaaaatctttaactgacaccatgtttgtttatttgtgaattaGAACGGTTTGTATGATCATCCTAAGATTTTAACCTTGTTACTCATCCAGCATGAATTTATTTGCGTTCGtttgtgtggagctgcttggtATCTTCTTGAACAGTGTTTGTCCATGCGGGCCACCAGATTGTCTacatttctgctttctctttcctcGCAACACAGCAGACCAAGTCACTGAAAAAGTAAATACCTCATATGATGTGCACTGGCAGAGAGATTAGAGCAAAAGTGGACCATGTAGTGGGCCTGGCACGGTTGTGTTGAGACACATAAGAATGTGAAAATGTTGAGATAATAGGTTCCAAAAAGATGTTTTGATTAAAGCAGGGTTCCTGATTAGACCCTATCTAGATCTGGTGTATTTTATGCtaattaaaaatacacttaTTTTTGTGTCGCACGTCATCAGAGACTGTATGATTGTGGCAGGTTCTGTAAATTGGTCAAAAGAGTACCTCACTGAACAGCTTTAATAGCTCGAATTATTTTACAATGTTACAGGTTTCTGGTGAAATGGAGCTGAAGTGTGTATATTGGAGAACTGGTAGGCAAATATACCTCGAACACGTTAATATACCTTACTGCATATGCAGCACAATTGGAGACGTGCTCAACCTGCATCCCGCTCGCTCAAGCTACTACGGAATGCTGTTCTCAAATGGCCACTTATGACTAGTTTTCCAAGACAACATAAGTACTTTCAGTTGTGCACTTCGTGTAAATATAAGTATGTTGTTGTAAAAAGTCGAATTTAGACAGTTAACTGTCTAACAATGCATTACCCAAGTTTTGTCGTGTGGTGGGCCATTTTCGGAGGAAATTGAAGAGTGACATTGTTAAATATGTCATGTTGTTAAAACTTAAATTGGTTTTATTTGCTGATGGATATATATACGCATATATTGTGAAATATGCATTGTGATTAATGACACTCTCTGGCCTAATTAATGACTGGCAATACCGTCCTTCAGGTGTAGGTGAAGTACATTTCCGACGCACAGGCGTGATAGCCATGTTCGCTGTTCTCTACCTGTGCTTCCTGAAGATGCTTTTCTGAACAAATCCTTATCACGTACCTCTTTATGCAAGTCATCGAGTCGTGTAACATTTACAGAACACGACCTGGGCCGGTTTGAAGTTGTACAGCTTATATAACGACTGAGCTCAGTTCTGTGCCAAGTCTGCGCTCTCTACAGTAGTTGAACAAACTGCCTGGCGCACAAGTGTCCATGTAAGTCACACTTCCCTCACCCTGTTGGATTTATCGCGGCATATCGATCAGTAGTAGCCCAAAGCGGCGTGTCTCTCTACCTGGTGGCTGACCTTCACGTATCCGACAGGTAACGGTGCCCGATGGACCGGAGCGCAGCGCAGCCGAGCAGTGGGAGCAGGGTGCTGGAGAAGCAGGTGAGCTGAGCGGGACGTTACCTGTAGACAGGACCTCTCTGATGCCTGTTGCTGATATGAACAAGTCTGAGCTTTTAGGTTTACTGTAATCTCTGATCGTTTTGCGCTTTCTAGACGGAGGAGCGGCTGAGCGACAGCTCCATCTGCGAACCGTCGGACGAAGAGGTACAGAAAACGACCGCTTCTCCTTTGCTGTGGCTTGCGTGCGAAGTGCGTATTGTGTTGACATTTTTCTGTGGTAAAATCATGTGTCTTTTTAGATTtcaacaaagaaagagaagcacCTGAGGCTTGGCCCTGACGATCTTAATGAGACGCTTTTGTTTGAGGTTGGAAGCGCACCCTCTGGGAAAGTTTAGTGCGCATGTGTGAAACTCTCGGCGTTTATCATGTTTCCTGAATTTGCACAGAATACTggcatttcttgtttttatcaactgaataaataaattgaaaatgaTTTTGTAAATTGAACTTGACATGACTTTTGATTATTAGGACAATTCTGTTAGTTTTTAGCAGATCAGTATTGAAACGTAAATAACCCCGCCCCCTTCTTAACTGAACAAAAGTTTTGGAAACTGTTGGTTAAGGTCGTTTCCACGAACACATTTTGTACTAGACAATGGTTGACTTTTAACTTTAGGTCAAACTTTGATTTACTTTCGTAATTAAGGCCTCTACTAGGGGGAAGCAGAAGTCTCATACCCGTTCTATGGTCACATCTAACGGATGTGATACCTTCTTGGCTTAGGGCGTACAATACgctactgtttaaaaaaaaatcaaaaattgtgtgtgtgtaatataaattttaatgaaaatggcTTTCACCGAAACAATGCAGCAATGGAGAATCAGAATGGTTGGGTTTATGCTATTAGGGTCACTTTGAAAGTGCTGTATTTTCTTATTCCTATTTCAAGCATTTCAATGGTGAGATTTTATTTCACTGTCATTTGATTTGtggatttttattttccatcagaAATTCAGTCGATCATTTTCTGCCTAATCCTAAAAACACTTTGCATTTAATGGCTTGAGATGTGTGGGGATGGATGGGATGGATGCCCAATTGCAGGTGTAATGGCTGCAAATTATTGTCATTTGTCTACATCCAACTGTATGCAAAACGTTTAAcagcatgttttaaatgtgctgccAGAGTGAAGCAACAGCTGCCAAGATTTCTCTTCCCCTCGACCAAGACCTAACCAGAACCATGCATTATTGACATTGGACCTAACCAGAACCATGCATTATTGACATTGTCAGGCTTCTGTTTGTGATGGGGCTGCCTACTGCAGATATTCTAACCAAAGCTAAAAACCCAAACATCCCTCTGTGATGACCATGGATGTGGATCAGTCATGTAGTTTGTCCCTCTTGACTTTTTCTTTGGATGGGTTTTATTTGACTTTCCACTTCAGTTATTGGGTCATTGCCATTTCTGAACTGATTATATGATCTGTACTGTAATGCAGTGCCCTTTACAGCTGAAGTAGGTAGTTTTGTCATAGTGGGGCTAGCTTTTTTGTAAACTTATGTACTGTCCAGAGACACTGCCTTGGGTCTCTGGGCCACAGTGTATCGAGGAGTCTTTTCTTCAACATTGCCCAATCACAGGATGCATGTCCCTGACCATGAAAGGGGTCATTTACACCGATGTTGCCATGGTAGTAGACGCACTGCTGCACACTTTTGTGACTGAAAGCTTTATTTCTGCTGCAGAAAACTTTTGTGGCTGTGTAAAAGGGAAATGAAATAGTGGAGGTGTGGAGCTTCTATTGTTTTTTTCACTACCATATAATGTGCTGGTGTTCTTCCTCATGCTGTGACTCTCTAACAACACTAGTGTACACACATGGCACTCCTATAGCCCTTGGTCTCCAACATTCAGCCCTAGTTCCATAACCTCAGCTCTCCAGCACCATGCTTCTCTGCTTTTCCTGGTCCTACATGTGTGGTTCAAATTGATTTCACTTAAGAGTTGCATCAACTGTGCTTGAGACTACACAGGGCTGCACCTTTTCTGTCTGAGAACCCAGGACTGGCAGACAGTGCCATCACATGCTATAGAAGTGTGAGCCATCTGGGATTTACTCAAACATTTGTGCCAATATCCTAAATAATGTAACTGAAAATAGAGTGAAGGATTTTTCCCCTAAAGCTGTTGTGTGCAAGTTTAAGCAAACTGCAAGAGGCATAAAGttaccccccaccaccaccagtctGTCAAACTACTAAGTAATCTAAGAAGTCTTTTGAGAAATCCTGTCTGAAACATTAAGGCTTTGCTCCAGAATTGTACATAAATTcaatacttttattttacattcatacacctatatataatacatttagcttaatgcattaaaataaaaaaagcccAATTTTAAAATGAGTCCTGAAAATGTACAGCTCAAGCAATAAATGAAGTTGCATTTTAGTCATTTGAAAGTCAGTGGAAAGCATgtagaaaacacagacacagtaaaaGGTGAGATTGAGACCTTCTGTTGTACCTTAGAGCTGAGGGGAAAGGAATTCAGTCGCCATTGAGAAAGGCACCTTGAATACACAGTGTATATACAGAGGGAAAGGGCATCACCCTTTACTGTAGCTTCTAgtacaacaacaaaactgtaAACCTTCACTTGccaatagaaataaaaacattctatACATTTCTATACAAATACAACCGAAGCAAACTTTTTGGTCGTACTGTAGCAgtaccagtttttttttttaatgcatattttaagatttaaaagaTTGGTTCTGCCAGCAGAGTGCAATCTTGGGACTGACATTGTCACAATGTTTATGCAATCAATTAGTGATTGTTCACCAGTAGCAACCCACCTCATGCATGTTTTACTGGAGAGAGCAGCCATCATTCTCATACAAATAGAACCAATTCATATATTAAATGTAGTAATAGCCACGATTTCCTTTTGCAAGAGGCCCTTGTGGTGTAACCTGTACACAAGCCAAATGGACAATTCTTTACACCATTGCCTTAAAATATACCTTCAATTAAAATTCCCCCATACTTTCAGAAAAGTAAGTTGATATAAAATACTGTATTCTCAAAAACtggatttaaatgttttacattccATCCTCaacaaaataaagctttttttgGAACTTACAGCTTAAAAACACTTTGAAcattactgtatatttatatgcaaatataaacaataaagtgaCAAGAG is a window of Electrophorus electricus isolate fEleEle1 chromosome 3, fEleEle1.pri, whole genome shotgun sequence DNA encoding:
- the smx5 gene encoding smx5, whose protein sequence is MLFYSFFKSLVGKDVVVELKNDLSICGTLHSVDQYLNIKLTDISVTDPEKYPHMLSVKNCFIRGSVVRYVQLPADEVDTQLLQDAARKEAMQQKQ